GCCGGCTGAGCCCCAGCCCGGTCGGCACCGCCCCCGCACCCGTCTCCGCGTCAGCGCGTCCGCAACCGGCATCCCCGCCCCGTCCCGCGAGTGTTCGTGCCTGCTCGGTACGTTCGTGCCCGCTCGAGCGGGCTCGGATATACCTAGCGGGCACAGACGCGGCAGGCGGGCAGGGAAAGGCTCGCGGGCTCGGCTGGCGGGCGGGGAGGACCAGCTGTCGACCAGCGCGCGGGGACGACCGCGCTACTCGTAGAGCAGCGCTCGCAGCTCGGACTCCGCCGAGTCGAGGCGGCGGGGGTCGATCGTCTCGCCGGTCAGGTAGTGGTCGACCAGGCGCGGGTCGACGTAGCTCTTGCGGGCGATCGCCGGGGTGTTGCCGAGTTCGTCGGCGGCATCCCGCATCGCCTGCGCGATCACCATCGCGCGCGCCCGGTGGGTCGGCATCGGTCCCTGCTTCGCGAGCGACTTCGCCGCGGCGACCGTGCCGTGCAGCGTGCGGAAGTCCTTCGCGGTGAAGTCGCCGCCGGTGCGTTCCCGCACGTAGTCGTTGATCTCGGCGGGGACGAGCGGATGCCACGCGTCCGCGTTGCGGTAGGCCAGCAGCCGTGCGCGCGGTCCACGCCGCTTCAGCCCCTGCACGACCGAGGCGAGGTCGGCGTCGGTGATCTCCGAGGACCACTCCTGGCCACTCTTACCGGGAAACTCCAGCGCGACCGTGTCGCCGCTGACGCGCGCGTGCGCGCCCAGCAGCGTGCACAGTCCGATGCTGCCGTGCGCGGCGGCGTACTGCTCCGAGCCGATGCGCAGACGGCCGGTGTCGAGCATCCGAAACGCTGTTGCCAGGGCACGCTCCCGGTCAGGCTGGTTCCGGCGCAGGTCGATCGTGACCAGCCGGCGCGCGGTGGGCAGCGACTCGGCGAGGGCGAGCGCGCGGTCGTACTTGCTGCGGTCCTGCTTCTCGCGCCAGCCGGGGTGGTACAGGTACTGGCGTCGGCCGGCGGTATCAACCCCGGTGGCTTGGATGTGACCGTTCGGCCACGGGCAGATCCAGACGTTCGTCCACGCCGGCGGGATGGCCAGCGACTCGAATCGTGCCCGCAGCTCCGGGTCGGTGACGGTCTCGCCGTCCGCGTCGCGATAAGAGAACCCGCGCCCGGAGCGGACGCGGGTGAATCCCGTTCCCGACGCATCGCTGCGCCGCAGCCGCGGCAACTACTCGTCACCCACTCGCTTGTCGACGTTCTCGCGGGCGTCGTCGACCTGTTTCTCGAACTTGCCGCCGGTCACCTTGTTCACGGCATCGGCCACGCCACCGAGGATCTTGTCGCTGACATCCTCGGCCTGCTCGCTCTTCAGTGCGTCCTTGACCTTGTCGTCGTTCAGAAACTCCTGCGCCTTCTTGGTGACGTCGTCGATACCCATCGTGCAATCCCTTCGTCGGCAGTGGTGTGCCGCCACCCTAGAACCGGGTCGCCGGGCTCACAAGGGCAGCTCGTGGCCTGCTGCGCGAGCGGGAGCATCCGGGACCAGCCGCCGCGCGATCGCGAGATGCGTGATCAGCACGGCCATCACCGCCGACAGGAAGAACTCGGCACTGGCTACCCCGACGAGGAAGACCCCGAGCTCCGCCCACGGCCCGCCGCCCGCGCTGAGGGCGGCGGCGAGGGCGACATTCGCAATCGCGATCACCAGTGCCGTCAGCAGGTGGGTCAGGATGGCTCGGCCGACGCGTCTCGCCGGGATCAGACGATTCGCGATATACAGCGCCACCACCCAGACCAGAAACGCGATCCCGACGAGGACGACGAATACCTGTATCGACGTAACGATCAGCGGGGTGTTGTCCGAAGAGAGGGCAGCGGCCAGGAGCATCGAGAGCAACACCGACAACACGAAGGTGATCCCTG
The Diaminobutyricimonas sp. LJ205 genome window above contains:
- a CDS encoding DNA topoisomerase IB; this encodes MPRLRRSDASGTGFTRVRSGRGFSYRDADGETVTDPELRARFESLAIPPAWTNVWICPWPNGHIQATGVDTAGRRQYLYHPGWREKQDRSKYDRALALAESLPTARRLVTIDLRRNQPDRERALATAFRMLDTGRLRIGSEQYAAAHGSIGLCTLLGAHARVSGDTVALEFPGKSGQEWSSEITDADLASVVQGLKRRGPRARLLAYRNADAWHPLVPAEINDYVRERTGGDFTAKDFRTLHGTVAAAKSLAKQGPMPTHRARAMVIAQAMRDAADELGNTPAIARKSYVDPRLVDHYLTGETIDPRRLDSAESELRALLYE
- a CDS encoding Rv0909 family putative TA system antitoxin, yielding MGIDDVTKKAQEFLNDDKVKDALKSEQAEDVSDKILGGVADAVNKVTGGKFEKQVDDARENVDKRVGDE